A genomic window from Gemmatimonadaceae bacterium includes:
- a CDS encoding thiolase family protein, which translates to MKTEVVIVSAVRTAVARGKKDGALASVHPVDLSATVLKAVVEKVKLDAKHVDDVIWGCAMPEAGQGLNVARLSVLRAGFPVDVSAMTINRFCSSGLQSIALGAQAILSGMNDVIVAGGVEMMSAVPMSGFHTRLHPELTEENIGMGFTAERVAKRWGISREQQDQFALDSQQKAAAAWSKGVFANEIVPVPVERVRWEGAKAHRESVAFAADELVRGSTTLEGLAKLPPAFKPGGTVTAGNASPLSDGAAAVLMMSAAKAKELGLKPLARFVHFATAGVEPDVMGIGPVKAVPKVLARAGLTLGDIKLIEFNEAFAAQALAVIKDLEMDTSRVNVNGGAIALGHPLGATGAKLTVQLVHELGRRGGGLGMVTMCIGGGMGAAGVFEVVSA; encoded by the coding sequence ATGAAGACCGAAGTCGTGATCGTGAGCGCCGTCCGCACGGCGGTGGCTCGCGGCAAGAAGGATGGGGCGCTCGCCAGCGTGCACCCGGTGGACCTCTCGGCCACGGTGCTCAAGGCCGTGGTCGAGAAGGTGAAGCTCGACGCCAAGCACGTGGATGACGTCATCTGGGGCTGTGCGATGCCCGAGGCCGGCCAAGGCCTCAACGTCGCGCGCCTCAGCGTGCTGCGCGCCGGCTTCCCGGTGGACGTCAGTGCGATGACCATCAATCGCTTCTGCTCCAGCGGCCTGCAGAGCATCGCACTGGGCGCGCAGGCCATCCTCAGCGGAATGAACGACGTGATCGTCGCCGGCGGCGTGGAGATGATGAGCGCGGTGCCGATGAGCGGCTTCCACACGCGGCTGCATCCGGAGCTTACCGAGGAGAACATCGGGATGGGCTTCACCGCCGAGCGAGTGGCCAAGCGCTGGGGCATCTCGCGCGAGCAGCAGGACCAGTTCGCGCTGGACAGCCAGCAGAAGGCTGCCGCGGCGTGGTCGAAGGGCGTGTTCGCCAACGAGATCGTGCCGGTGCCGGTGGAACGCGTGCGCTGGGAAGGCGCCAAGGCGCATCGTGAGTCCGTCGCATTCGCCGCGGACGAGCTCGTGCGCGGGAGCACGACGCTCGAAGGCCTCGCCAAGCTGCCGCCGGCGTTCAAGCCTGGCGGCACCGTCACCGCAGGCAACGCCTCGCCGCTCAGCGACGGCGCGGCGGCGGTGCTGATGATGAGCGCCGCCAAGGCCAAGGAACTCGGCCTCAAGCCGCTGGCGCGCTTCGTGCACTTCGCCACGGCCGGCGTGGAGCCTGACGTGATGGGCATCGGGCCGGTGAAGGCCGTGCCCAAGGTGCTCGCGCGCGCGGGCCTCACGCTCGGCGACATCAAGCTCATCGAGTTCAACGAGGCCTTCGCGGCGCAGGCGCTGGCGGTGATCAAGGACCTCGAGATGGATACCTCGCGCGTCAACGTGAACGGCGGGGCGATCGCGCTCGGGCATCCGCTCGGCGCCACCGGAGCCAAGCTCACCGTCCAGCTCGTGCACGAACTCGGGCGGCGCGGCGGCGGGCTCGGGATGGTGACGATGTGCATCGGCGGCGGGATGGGTGCCGCAGGTGTGTTTGAGGTTGTGTCAGCGTAG
- a CDS encoding winged helix-turn-helix transcriptional regulator has translation MSPELMTEVAEYFRALGEPTRLQLLQALRNGERSVTELVELTGLGQANVSKHLHQLLDCGYVTRRKEGTFVYYAISNEEIFRLCDYVCGWIEDGIKQKRAALRVVR, from the coding sequence ATGTCTCCCGAACTGATGACCGAGGTGGCGGAGTACTTCCGCGCCCTCGGCGAACCGACGCGCCTGCAGTTGCTGCAGGCGCTGCGTAACGGCGAGCGCTCAGTGACGGAGCTGGTGGAGCTGACTGGCCTCGGGCAGGCGAATGTGTCGAAGCACCTGCATCAGTTGCTCGACTGCGGGTATGTCACGCGTCGGAAGGAAGGGACCTTCGTGTACTACGCGATCTCGAATGAGGAGATCTTTCGGTTGTGTGACTACGTGTGTGGGTGGATCGAGGATGGGATCAAGCAGAAGCGGGCGGCGTTGCGCGTGGTGCGCTGA
- a CDS encoding MBL fold metallo-hydrolase, with the protein MFLKRFYDDGLAQASYLIGCAATGEALVIDANRDVQQYIDAAATEKLRITHVTETHIHADYVSGSRELAKRTGATLFLSAEGGKDWQYAFAKADGATLLRDGDVIKVGNIRIEVMHTPGHTPEHLSFVVTDTAGASEPMGIATGDFVFVGDVGRPDLLEKAAKAAGTMEAGARTLFHSLARFRALPDYLQVWPGHGAGSACGKSLGAVPTSTVGYEKRFNWGVGTTTERDFVEMVLAGQPEPPLYFAEMKRINRDGPPILGGFTVPAQGAREALAVALAGHAAVLDLRSASDFAKGHIPGTINIPLNKSFSTWAGWLVKYDQAIHLIAAAADVAKAVRELAMIGLDQVAAWYDPQVIGEWEKSGQPLGTVRKTDVAALAPRLARGDVTVVDVRNRSEYEAGHLPGSLHIPVGYLPERLAEIPRDKPIIVQCQSGARSAIATSVLQKLGVTDATDLTGGFVAWQQAGNAVVRETATAGV; encoded by the coding sequence ATGTTCCTCAAGCGATTCTACGACGACGGTCTCGCGCAGGCCTCTTACCTGATTGGCTGCGCCGCCACCGGCGAAGCGCTGGTGATCGACGCCAACCGCGACGTGCAGCAGTACATCGACGCGGCGGCGACCGAGAAGCTCCGCATCACGCACGTGACCGAGACGCACATCCACGCCGACTACGTCTCCGGCTCGCGCGAGCTCGCCAAGCGGACCGGTGCGACGCTCTTCCTCTCCGCCGAGGGCGGCAAGGACTGGCAGTACGCCTTCGCGAAGGCGGACGGCGCGACGCTGCTGCGCGACGGCGACGTGATCAAGGTCGGCAACATCCGCATCGAGGTGATGCACACGCCGGGCCATACGCCCGAGCATCTCTCGTTCGTCGTGACCGACACGGCCGGCGCCAGCGAGCCGATGGGCATCGCTACCGGCGACTTCGTGTTCGTCGGCGACGTCGGCCGCCCCGACCTGTTGGAGAAGGCCGCCAAGGCTGCGGGCACGATGGAAGCCGGCGCGCGCACGCTGTTCCATTCGCTCGCGCGCTTCCGCGCGCTGCCCGACTACTTGCAGGTGTGGCCCGGCCACGGGGCGGGTTCGGCCTGCGGCAAGTCGCTCGGCGCCGTGCCGACGAGCACCGTCGGCTACGAGAAGCGCTTCAACTGGGGGGTGGGCACGACGACCGAGCGGGACTTCGTGGAGATGGTGCTGGCCGGGCAGCCGGAGCCGCCGCTGTACTTCGCCGAGATGAAGCGCATCAACCGCGATGGCCCGCCCATCCTCGGCGGGTTCACCGTGCCGGCGCAGGGCGCGCGCGAGGCGCTCGCCGTTGCGCTCGCCGGGCACGCCGCCGTGCTCGACCTGCGTTCCGCCAGCGACTTCGCCAAGGGGCACATCCCCGGCACGATTAACATCCCGCTCAACAAGAGCTTCTCCACCTGGGCCGGCTGGCTGGTGAAGTACGATCAAGCCATCCATCTCATCGCCGCAGCGGCCGACGTCGCCAAAGCCGTACGCGAGCTCGCGATGATCGGACTCGACCAGGTCGCGGCCTGGTATGACCCGCAGGTGATCGGGGAGTGGGAGAAGAGCGGCCAGCCGCTGGGCACCGTGCGCAAGACGGACGTCGCGGCGCTGGCTCCGCGCCTCGCGCGCGGTGACGTCACCGTGGTCGATGTGCGCAACCGCTCGGAGTACGAGGCCGGCCATCTCCCGGGCTCGTTGCACATCCCCGTGGGCTACCTGCCGGAGCGGCTCGCCGAGATCCCACGCGATAAGCCGATCATCGTGCAGTGCCAGAGCGGTGCGCGCTCCGCGATCGCGACGAGCGTGCTGCAGAAGCTGGGCGTGACCGACGCGACTGACCTGACGGGCGGCTTCGTCGCCTGGCAGCAGGCCGGCAATGCCGTCGTGCGCGAAACCGCCACCGCCGGGGTGTGA
- a CDS encoding sulfite exporter TauE/SafE family protein, producing the protein MTAIAAALALAIGVTLGLLGAGGSILTVPVLVLALGVHTKTAIAMGLPIVGGAALVGVVQHYRHGNVNFRVAIPFGLAAMLGAYGGAIAARHLSGHTQLRLLAVVMLVAAVLMFRNSALPERPIATPRRRILMLVGVAAGSLTGLVGVGGGFLLVPALVLLAGVSMHQAVGTSLFVIVLNTLAGYAGYHSSVHVPWDLVAWFAGFTAAGLLVGTAFATRVPHTALKRAFAALLVAVAIYLLIKG; encoded by the coding sequence ATGACAGCGATAGCCGCCGCCCTAGCGCTCGCGATAGGCGTCACCCTCGGCCTCCTCGGCGCCGGCGGCTCCATCCTCACCGTCCCCGTCCTCGTCCTCGCCCTCGGCGTCCACACCAAGACCGCCATCGCGATGGGCCTCCCCATCGTCGGCGGCGCCGCCCTCGTCGGCGTCGTCCAGCACTATCGCCACGGCAACGTCAACTTCCGCGTCGCCATCCCCTTCGGGCTCGCCGCAATGCTCGGCGCCTACGGCGGCGCGATCGCAGCACGGCACCTGTCCGGCCACACCCAACTCCGCCTGCTCGCCGTCGTGATGCTCGTCGCCGCCGTGCTGATGTTCCGCAACTCGGCGCTCCCCGAGCGACCAATCGCGACGCCCCGCCGACGCATCCTGATGCTCGTCGGCGTCGCCGCCGGATCGCTCACTGGCCTCGTCGGCGTGGGCGGAGGGTTCCTGCTCGTGCCGGCGCTGGTGCTCCTCGCCGGCGTTTCGATGCACCAAGCCGTCGGCACGTCGCTGTTCGTCATCGTCCTCAACACGCTGGCCGGCTACGCCGGGTATCACAGCAGCGTGCACGTGCCGTGGGACTTGGTGGCGTGGTTCGCCGGCTTCACGGCCGCGGGCTTGTTGGTAGGCACCGCATTCGCAACACGCGTTCCGCACACCGCCCTCAAGCGCGCGTTCGCCGCGCTGCTCGTGGCGGTCGCGATTTACCTTCTCATCAAGGGCTGA
- a CDS encoding DUF1295 domain-containing protein, translating into MGFLPLLGTGLLVASSLMLLLWGVHRRTGNASWVDVGWAGTLGVLALLYSALADGFGARRVLIAAVVGVWSLRLTFHLVRRVLAEPEDPRYGEMRGRWGGNLPAKFFLLFLGQGLLDVVLALPFLFAALDPTPRIHILTWAGAALALLAMLGEAAADAQLRAFKADPSNRGQVCRVGLWGWSRHPNYFFDWLVWCGFALIGLGSPWGWTGLLGPALILYFLTRVTGIAATEAHALRSRGEAYARYQREVSAFVPLPPRRLRGAH; encoded by the coding sequence GTGGGCTTCCTTCCTCTGCTCGGCACTGGCTTGCTCGTTGCTTCCTCCCTGATGCTGCTGCTCTGGGGGGTGCATCGGCGTACGGGGAATGCGTCTTGGGTAGACGTCGGGTGGGCGGGGACGCTGGGGGTGCTGGCGCTGCTCTACTCCGCTCTGGCAGATGGGTTTGGGGCGCGGCGGGTGCTTATTGCCGCAGTCGTTGGGGTGTGGAGTTTGCGGCTCACGTTCCACCTCGTGCGGCGGGTGCTCGCTGAGCCTGAAGATCCGCGCTATGGGGAGATGCGGGGGCGTTGGGGGGGGAACCTCCCTGCCAAGTTCTTCCTGCTCTTTTTGGGGCAGGGGCTGCTCGACGTGGTGCTGGCGCTTCCCTTCCTCTTTGCTGCGCTGGATCCGACGCCGCGCATCCACATCCTCACCTGGGCCGGTGCGGCGTTGGCGCTGCTGGCGATGCTCGGCGAGGCCGCGGCCGATGCGCAGTTGCGCGCGTTCAAGGCCGATCCTTCCAACCGCGGACAGGTCTGCCGCGTGGGGCTCTGGGGCTGGTCGCGGCACCCGAACTACTTCTTCGACTGGCTGGTGTGGTGCGGCTTTGCACTCATCGGGCTAGGCTCGCCCTGGGGATGGACCGGACTGCTGGGGCCGGCGCTGATACTGTACTTCCTCACGCGCGTCACCGGCATCGCGGCCACCGAAGCGCACGCGCTGCGCTCGCGGGGCGAGGCCTACGCCAGGTACCAGCGCGAGGTCAGCGCATTCGTCCCGCTGCCGCCACGACGCCTGCGCGGCGCGCACTGA
- a CDS encoding SCO family protein, with the protein MGRSLSTITALAFATALSACSGQLERGIVIEDPDPAPALAFVAADSTRFDLAAERGKVVLLYFGYTHCPDVCPTTLADWSRAKRALGADTANVRWVFISMDPDRDSPELALRYARQFDASFLGLTGSDEELEALKKRWSIAAYPESDPRDGPYSVAHPAHTFVVDRQGRLRVLFEPGVPGEALAKDLRKLL; encoded by the coding sequence ATGGGACGTTCGCTCTCCACGATCACCGCACTCGCGTTCGCCACTGCGCTCAGCGCCTGCTCGGGCCAACTGGAACGCGGCATCGTCATCGAGGATCCCGATCCGGCACCGGCGCTGGCGTTCGTCGCGGCGGACTCAACGCGCTTTGACCTCGCGGCCGAACGCGGCAAGGTGGTGCTGCTGTACTTCGGCTACACGCACTGCCCGGACGTGTGCCCCACCACGCTGGCCGACTGGTCGCGCGCCAAGCGCGCACTGGGTGCGGACACGGCCAACGTCCGTTGGGTGTTCATCAGTATGGATCCGGACCGCGATTCGCCGGAGCTGGCGCTGCGCTACGCACGGCAGTTCGACGCCTCCTTCCTCGGCCTCACGGGCAGCGATGAGGAGCTCGAGGCGCTGAAGAAGCGTTGGAGCATCGCGGCGTATCCGGAGAGCGACCCGCGCGACGGTCCCTACAGCGTCGCGCACCCGGCACACACCTTCGTCGTGGACCGGCAAGGCCGGCTCCGCGTGCTCTTTGAACCTGGAGTCCCCGGTGAAGCACTGGCGAAAGACCTCCGCAAGCTCCTCTAG
- a CDS encoding copper chaperone PCu(A)C: MKHWRKTSASSSSRASTITALAAATLLGAACARDAAVRPSALDVREAWARTADSGAMTAVYFTLGNGGAESDTLVGVESTVAERTEMHISTQHGGMMRMSAVTSLPVPADDSVMFQPLGAHVMLTGLNRPLVEGDSLSITLRFTSGQTVEVRAGVRKP, from the coding sequence GTGAAGCACTGGCGAAAGACCTCCGCAAGCTCCTCTAGCCGCGCCTCGACCATCACCGCGCTCGCGGCGGCGACGCTGCTCGGCGCGGCCTGCGCCCGCGATGCAGCGGTGCGGCCCTCGGCGCTGGACGTGCGCGAGGCCTGGGCCCGCACGGCGGACAGCGGCGCGATGACGGCGGTGTACTTCACGCTGGGCAACGGCGGCGCCGAGTCGGACACGCTCGTCGGCGTCGAAAGCACGGTGGCCGAACGCACCGAGATGCACATCTCCACGCAACACGGCGGGATGATGCGAATGTCGGCGGTGACCTCGCTGCCGGTCCCGGCCGACGACAGCGTGATGTTCCAACCGCTCGGCGCCCACGTGATGCTCACCGGACTCAACCGCCCGCTCGTCGAGGGCGATTCCCTGAGCATCACGTTGCGCTTCACGTCGGGGCAGACCGTCGAGGTGCGGGCCGGTGTCCGCAAGCCGTAG